In Arenicella chitinivorans, one genomic interval encodes:
- the amaB gene encoding L-piperidine-6-carboxylate dehydrogenase, whose protein sequence is MNIESVFTALGLSENDLNNGDLVVTSPVNGNAIAQVKTHSAAEVDTAIGKAKQAFEDWKNVPAPKRGELVRVLGNKLRDHKEALGALVSMECGKIYQEGLGEVQEMIDICDLAVGLSRQLFGLTIASERPGHRMTETWHPIGPVGIISAFNFPVAVWCWNSALALVCGNSVIWKPSEKTPLTALACQKLFDLAAAEVGDIPDGLSQVIVGHADVGEQLVNDTRVPVISATGSTAMGRKVGPAVAARFGRSILELGGNNGIIVAPTANLEMAVRAILFGAVGTAGQRCTSTRRLFVHDDIYGELVPALKKAYSGIRVGDPMEQSTLVGPLIDKQAFDAMQSALDMAMVNGGEVVGGSRALEDTYPHAYYVNPAIVEMPEADQTVQTETFAPILYVYRYTDLDRAISLHNDVPQGLSSAIFTNDVREAEKFTSAVGSDCGIANVNIGTSGAEIGGAFGGEKETGGGRESGSDAWKGYMRRATSTVNYSSDLPLAQGIEFNL, encoded by the coding sequence ATGAACATCGAATCTGTATTTACCGCACTCGGTTTGAGTGAAAATGATTTAAATAATGGCGACCTGGTTGTGACCAGCCCCGTTAATGGCAACGCGATTGCGCAAGTTAAAACGCACAGTGCCGCTGAAGTCGATACCGCCATCGGTAAAGCGAAGCAAGCGTTTGAAGACTGGAAAAATGTGCCAGCTCCGAAACGCGGCGAGTTGGTCCGCGTACTTGGAAATAAGCTGCGCGATCATAAAGAAGCACTCGGCGCACTGGTGTCGATGGAGTGTGGCAAGATTTACCAGGAAGGGCTTGGTGAAGTTCAGGAAATGATTGATATCTGTGACCTCGCCGTTGGTCTGTCACGACAGTTGTTTGGTTTAACCATTGCTTCAGAGCGTCCTGGTCATCGTATGACTGAGACCTGGCATCCAATTGGCCCGGTAGGCATTATCTCTGCGTTTAATTTCCCGGTTGCGGTTTGGTGTTGGAACTCGGCACTGGCACTGGTATGCGGCAACAGTGTGATCTGGAAGCCTTCGGAAAAAACCCCACTCACTGCCCTAGCCTGCCAAAAACTGTTTGATCTGGCGGCGGCGGAAGTCGGAGATATCCCGGACGGCTTGTCGCAGGTGATTGTTGGTCACGCTGACGTTGGCGAACAACTGGTGAACGATACACGTGTACCCGTCATCAGTGCCACAGGCAGTACCGCCATGGGACGTAAAGTGGGTCCAGCAGTGGCAGCACGCTTTGGCCGATCCATTCTTGAGCTTGGTGGCAACAATGGGATTATCGTGGCGCCAACCGCGAATTTGGAGATGGCGGTGCGCGCCATTCTGTTTGGTGCGGTTGGAACTGCCGGGCAACGCTGCACGTCGACACGACGTTTGTTTGTGCACGACGATATTTATGGTGAGCTGGTGCCAGCGCTTAAGAAAGCCTACAGTGGAATTCGCGTTGGCGACCCGATGGAACAATCAACCTTGGTCGGCCCACTCATTGATAAGCAAGCATTTGATGCCATGCAGTCTGCTTTGGACATGGCAATGGTGAACGGAGGTGAGGTCGTTGGTGGTTCACGTGCGCTTGAAGACACCTACCCGCATGCGTACTACGTAAACCCAGCAATTGTGGAGATGCCAGAAGCTGATCAGACGGTACAAACCGAAACGTTTGCCCCGATCTTGTACGTGTATCGCTACACCGATCTGGATCGTGCGATCAGCTTGCATAATGATGTACCTCAAGGATTGTCCTCCGCTATTTTCACCAACGATGTGCGTGAAGCTGAAAAATTTACATCAGCAGTCGGTAGTGATTGCGGCATCGCCAACGTGAATATTGGTACCAGTGGTGCCGAAATTGGCGGCGCATTTGGCGGCGAAAAGGAAACAGGCGGTGGTCGTGAGTCTGGTTCAGACGCGTGGAAAGGCTATATGCGCCGTGCGACATCGACGGTGAACTACTCGTCAGATTTGCCGCTAGCACAAGGCATAGAATTTAATCTCTAA
- a CDS encoding acyl-CoA dehydrogenase, with translation MSSKSQWSKFDWEDPFHLDQQLTDEERLARDTAHQYAQGKLQPRVIDAFREEKTDPAIFREMGELGLLGSMLEGYGCAGMSYTSYGLIAREVERVDSGYRSMMSVQSSLVMYPIHAFGSDAQKEKYLPKLASGEWIGCFGLTEPDHGSDPSSMVSRAKTVDGGYRLSGAKMWISNSPIADVFVVWAKTDDGVVRGFILEKGHEGLTAPKIQGKLSLRASITGEIVMDNVFVPEANMLPNVSGLKGPMSCLNSARLGIAWGALGAAEACWHAARQYTLDRKQFGRPLAANQLIQKKLADMLAEISLGLQGCLRATRLKEQGQLAPELISLLKRNSCGKALEIARQARDMHGGNGISDEYPVMRHMLNLETVNTYEGTNDIHALILGRAQTGIQAFY, from the coding sequence ATGAGTTCCAAATCACAGTGGAGTAAGTTTGACTGGGAAGACCCCTTTCATCTTGATCAACAGTTAACTGACGAAGAGCGCCTTGCGCGCGATACGGCGCATCAATACGCGCAAGGTAAACTGCAGCCCCGCGTCATCGACGCATTTCGTGAAGAGAAAACCGATCCTGCGATCTTCCGTGAAATGGGTGAATTGGGCCTACTCGGTTCCATGCTCGAAGGCTATGGCTGCGCCGGTATGAGCTATACCTCGTATGGCTTGATTGCACGCGAAGTGGAGCGTGTTGACTCCGGCTATCGTTCAATGATGAGCGTGCAATCCAGTCTCGTCATGTATCCTATCCATGCTTTTGGTTCAGATGCGCAGAAAGAAAAATATTTACCTAAACTGGCCAGTGGCGAGTGGATTGGGTGTTTTGGATTAACCGAACCTGATCACGGATCAGACCCGTCAAGTATGGTAAGTCGCGCTAAAACCGTCGATGGTGGGTACCGCTTGAGCGGTGCCAAGATGTGGATTTCTAATTCACCGATCGCCGACGTGTTTGTGGTTTGGGCCAAAACCGACGATGGCGTTGTGCGTGGTTTCATTTTAGAGAAAGGCCACGAGGGTCTGACTGCACCTAAGATTCAGGGCAAACTTTCATTGCGTGCCTCCATTACCGGCGAAATCGTAATGGACAATGTGTTTGTGCCGGAAGCCAATATGTTACCAAACGTTAGTGGCCTGAAGGGTCCGATGTCGTGTCTGAATAGTGCGCGTCTGGGCATCGCCTGGGGTGCACTTGGCGCGGCTGAAGCCTGTTGGCACGCAGCGCGCCAGTACACCTTAGATCGCAAACAGTTTGGACGCCCGTTGGCTGCGAATCAGCTAATTCAGAAGAAACTCGCCGATATGCTGGCCGAGATATCGCTGGGATTGCAGGGCTGTTTGCGTGCCACCCGTTTAAAAGAACAAGGTCAGTTAGCGCCTGAATTGATTTCGCTACTCAAGCGTAACTCCTGCGGCAAAGCGCTGGAAATCGCGCGCCAGGCGCGTGACATGCATGGTGGTAACGGTATTTCAGACGAGTATCCGGTGATGCGTCATATGCTAAACCTGGAAACTGTGAATACCTACGAAGGCACCAATGATATCCACGCACTGATTTTGGGCCGCGCACAAACTGGTATCCAAGCCTTTTATTGA
- a CDS encoding saccharopine dehydrogenase family protein, translating to MKNVLLLGSGKIGAIITEMLTSCGDYHVTVADLEQSNLDRLTPHKNLSTLVLDVTDRDALNAAMQDKYAALSACPFHITKYVAEAAAATGVHYFDLTEDVACTNLVKELARDAKSALMPQCGLAPGFITIAAYELCKHFDTLHNVHMRVGALPKYPSNGLKYNLTWSTDGLINEYCNPCEAIVEGKLMQVPPLEELETFSLDGVAYEAFNTSGGLGTLCETLEGKVKNLNYRTVRYPGHRDIMKMLLDDLRMRDNRDLLKEIFENSLPLTYQDVVLVFINVSGMKNGQLVQESYASKNYSQTINGKLWSAIQITTAAGICTALDLMAEGKLPQQGFVKQEDVLFEDFINNRFGQYYKRPEATQAAA from the coding sequence ATGAAAAATGTGTTGCTTCTAGGGTCCGGTAAAATCGGCGCAATTATTACTGAAATGTTGACTTCATGTGGGGACTACCACGTAACTGTCGCGGACTTGGAACAAAGCAATTTAGATCGTCTAACACCACATAAAAATCTTAGCACGCTAGTGCTGGATGTGACCGACAGAGATGCCTTAAATGCGGCGATGCAAGATAAGTACGCGGCGTTAAGTGCATGTCCATTCCATATCACCAAATACGTAGCTGAAGCTGCCGCCGCCACGGGCGTACACTACTTCGATCTGACCGAAGATGTTGCATGCACAAACTTGGTAAAAGAATTAGCCAGAGATGCCAAGTCGGCGTTGATGCCGCAGTGCGGTTTGGCGCCGGGGTTTATTACTATTGCTGCCTATGAGCTGTGTAAGCACTTCGACACCTTGCACAATGTCCATATGCGTGTTGGCGCTTTGCCCAAATACCCGTCGAACGGGTTGAAATATAACTTAACTTGGTCAACCGATGGGTTGATCAATGAGTACTGCAATCCCTGCGAGGCAATCGTTGAGGGAAAGTTGATGCAGGTACCCCCGCTCGAAGAGTTAGAGACGTTCTCCCTGGACGGAGTAGCGTATGAAGCCTTTAACACTTCGGGCGGGCTAGGTACTTTGTGTGAGACCTTAGAGGGTAAGGTAAAAAACCTAAACTATCGAACTGTGCGCTATCCAGGTCACCGTGACATCATGAAAATGCTGTTAGATGATTTGCGGATGCGAGACAATCGCGATCTGCTCAAAGAAATCTTCGAAAATTCATTGCCACTCACTTATCAGGATGTGGTATTGGTGTTCATCAATGTCAGCGGCATGAAAAATGGTCAGCTGGTGCAAGAATCCTACGCCAGCAAAAATTATAGTCAGACCATTAACGGTAAGCTTTGGAGTGCGATCCAAATCACCACCGCAGCAGGCATTTGTACGGCATTGGACCTGATGGCTGAAGGCAAATTGCCGCAGCAAGGGTTTGTCAAACAAGAAGACGTGTTGTTTGAAGACTTTATTAACAACCGGTTTGGGCAATACTATAAGCGACCTGAAGCAACACAAGCCGCGGCATAA
- a CDS encoding Lrp/AsnC family transcriptional regulator: MIIDGKDKQLIALLSTNSRESTANLARKLGMSRTTVTNRIERLEKRGIISGYTVQFSEDYERGQIQAHVMISSDPKSSAKIVNALKSIPAVRALHAVNGSYELLAMVSAESTHHLDDVLDQIGNTDGILKTTTSIILSTKFAR; encoded by the coding sequence ATGATCATCGACGGCAAAGATAAGCAGCTCATTGCATTACTCAGCACCAATTCTCGCGAAAGCACCGCAAATTTGGCCCGCAAATTGGGTATGTCGCGTACCACGGTCACCAATCGCATAGAACGGCTTGAGAAGCGCGGCATTATCAGCGGCTACACCGTGCAGTTCAGCGAAGACTACGAGCGCGGCCAAATACAAGCGCACGTGATGATCAGTTCCGATCCGAAGTCCTCTGCCAAAATCGTCAATGCGCTAAAGTCGATCCCAGCTGTACGTGCACTGCATGCGGTGAATGGCAGCTATGAACTACTCGCTATGGTAAGCGCCGAGTCGACCCATCACCTTGATGACGTGCTGGATCAAATCGGCAACACCGACGGAATTCTCAAGACCACCACGTCTATTATTCTGTCGACTAAATTCGCTCGCTAA
- a CDS encoding acyl-CoA desaturase, whose amino-acid sequence MHTYHNPRIDHPGQIADASNGRVVTSFTKSMWALSMLIGTSLGLTAFFSWSGLVLYVVSTWLVLCLGHSLGMHRLFIHRAYRVPRWLSLLLIHLGTVTGIAGPMGMLYTHDLRDWAQRQTHCHAMFAQSGVWYRDLWWQVCCNIQLTTPPCFVPEPAIAQDRAVQWMERTWMLQQLPWAVLFFYFGGWSWVCWGICARVISCIFGHWLIGYFAHNDELSKHMHRSWHVEKAAVQGQNVRWTSLLAMGENWHNNHHAFPYSARMGLESGQWDPGWWILSGLARLGIATQLVLPETATQRSDLTRLSVSERI is encoded by the coding sequence ATGCATACATACCATAACCCACGCATTGATCACCCTGGCCAGATCGCTGACGCTAGCAATGGTCGCGTCGTTACGTCGTTTACCAAATCAATGTGGGCTTTGTCTATGTTGATCGGTACGTCGCTTGGCCTCACTGCGTTTTTCTCATGGTCAGGGCTGGTACTTTATGTGGTATCAACCTGGCTGGTGCTGTGTCTCGGACATTCGCTCGGGATGCACCGCTTATTTATTCATCGAGCCTATCGCGTACCGCGCTGGTTGAGCCTGTTATTGATTCACTTAGGCACGGTAACCGGAATAGCGGGTCCGATGGGCATGCTGTATACACATGATCTGCGCGACTGGGCTCAGCGTCAGACACACTGCCATGCCATGTTCGCTCAGAGCGGTGTTTGGTACCGAGATTTGTGGTGGCAGGTATGTTGCAACATTCAGTTAACGACACCGCCGTGTTTTGTTCCTGAGCCCGCTATTGCACAAGACCGAGCGGTACAATGGATGGAGCGTACCTGGATGCTACAACAACTTCCTTGGGCCGTGCTGTTCTTCTATTTTGGTGGCTGGTCCTGGGTTTGTTGGGGTATTTGCGCTCGTGTCATCAGCTGTATTTTTGGGCACTGGTTAATCGGCTACTTCGCGCACAATGACGAGTTGAGTAAGCACATGCACCGGAGCTGGCATGTCGAGAAGGCCGCCGTGCAAGGCCAGAATGTACGCTGGACTTCATTGTTGGCGATGGGAGAGAACTGGCACAACAATCATCACGCCTTTCCGTATTCCGCGCGTATGGGTCTGGAGTCTGGTCAGTGGGACCCTGGTTGGTGGATCTTGAGTGGTCTGGCCAGACTCGGTATTGCGACACAGCTGGTGTTACCTGAAACCGCTACGCAGCGGAGTGATCTAACACGCTTGTCAGTTAGCGAGCGAATTTAG
- the pyrF gene encoding orotidine-5'-phosphate decarboxylase — translation MNFIQKLEAQWATSNSLLCVGLDPDLTRIPSHLQEHAEPIYQFCRAIVDATHDVVCAYKPQIAYFAGAAAEDQLQKLMEYIRLEYPHIPIILDSKRGDIGSTATMYAKEAFDRYQAHAVTINPYMGRDSAQPFLDRADRGVVLLCRTSNPGAADLQDLEVDGQPLYERLASMIAQDWNANGNCSLVVGATWPEQMRKLRKIAGDMPFLVPGVGAQGGDVEALVNAGQTANGTGLIVNSARGIIYAGSGFDFMQHARDAAIETRNLINQYRHQS, via the coding sequence ATGAACTTCATTCAAAAATTAGAAGCACAATGGGCAACAAGCAATTCGCTACTGTGTGTCGGACTAGACCCCGATTTGACTCGCATTCCGTCGCATTTACAGGAGCACGCTGAACCGATCTATCAATTCTGTCGCGCCATTGTCGATGCGACTCATGACGTGGTGTGTGCATACAAACCACAAATCGCCTACTTCGCCGGTGCCGCCGCAGAAGATCAGCTACAAAAACTGATGGAGTATATTCGTCTTGAATACCCGCATATTCCAATCATTTTAGACTCCAAGCGCGGTGACATTGGCAGCACCGCCACTATGTACGCCAAAGAAGCCTTTGATCGCTATCAAGCGCACGCAGTAACCATTAACCCTTATATGGGGCGCGACTCTGCACAGCCATTTTTGGATCGAGCGGACCGTGGTGTGGTGCTGCTGTGTCGCACCTCCAACCCAGGTGCCGCCGATCTACAAGACCTTGAAGTCGATGGTCAGCCGTTGTATGAGCGGCTCGCAAGCATGATTGCACAGGACTGGAACGCCAATGGAAACTGCAGTTTGGTGGTCGGAGCAACCTGGCCAGAACAAATGCGTAAACTGCGTAAAATTGCCGGTGACATGCCATTTTTGGTACCTGGCGTCGGCGCCCAAGGCGGCGACGTCGAAGCCTTGGTCAATGCCGGGCAGACCGCCAATGGCACGGGCTTGATAGTAAACAGTGCGCGCGGCATCATCTATGCTGGATCCGGATTCGACTTTATGCAGCACGCACGTGATGCCGCAATCGAAACCCGTAATCTGATTAACCAGTATCGTCATCAATCATAG
- a CDS encoding SWIM zinc finger family protein has protein sequence MKALSEQTFKTLAGDAAFQQGHHFYTQGLVHGLQIHQDRITAQLGTEPPFAVELRHTARVFEGSCGCPESAGFDFCAHCVATALAYYYTTQTNQELSEVPSDDLLRRYLDTLTKPQLATALYDFLESHPDILAHWQLKASIASGQLSFSEIRKQITRALPYRSGGLWRPKDVNAYFSTAADLLRMLSEPVLALPPEKIDKLLTYTLERLEKALKNIDDTADKRQIVIVLLRTWLRAMLASNTWSDDDKISFLSEHLRAQSFAAQTLDLPESVDDLISSDAATKVYSQITRYWESLSPPGHAFSDQGTHYHYVEQLLINRARQLGDTELEFDVLVKGATTVDRCLQLVDWLLKHQDFSQAEKWLHVAGHFDEPDARELQDIELMQVKLWKAQGNFQAALAAEVARFDEDEDLDTILNAIETATHLDLSEQVRDQAIQTLQARLREGDSSLRNRRRADTLVQLFLNSHQVAPAVELAKRTPLSNQSLKQIIVASHQHHSPAVSLILDLTQRLIDTDTDRQYQRVEHFIRNQMRVIDQAKKSTFADSIRALADKPENKRRPGLLAKLNAAL, from the coding sequence GTGAAGGCTCTCAGTGAACAAACCTTCAAAACCCTGGCTGGTGACGCCGCGTTCCAACAGGGACACCACTTTTACACTCAAGGGTTGGTGCACGGCCTACAAATTCATCAGGATCGCATTACCGCACAATTGGGTACAGAACCACCATTTGCGGTCGAGCTGCGACATACCGCGCGCGTCTTTGAAGGCAGCTGTGGCTGTCCAGAGTCTGCTGGTTTTGACTTTTGTGCGCACTGCGTAGCAACGGCACTTGCGTACTATTACACTACGCAAACCAATCAGGAGTTGAGTGAGGTACCTTCCGATGACCTACTGCGGCGGTATTTGGATACGCTCACGAAACCGCAATTGGCGACAGCGCTCTACGACTTTTTGGAATCACACCCAGACATCCTAGCGCACTGGCAACTCAAAGCTTCGATCGCCTCTGGTCAGCTCTCTTTTTCAGAGATTCGCAAACAAATCACTCGTGCACTGCCGTATCGATCCGGTGGCCTGTGGCGCCCCAAAGACGTCAATGCATACTTCTCTACAGCTGCGGACTTACTGCGCATGCTCAGCGAACCAGTGTTGGCATTGCCGCCAGAGAAAATCGATAAGCTGTTGACCTACACACTGGAACGGCTGGAAAAGGCACTCAAAAATATCGACGACACCGCCGACAAACGGCAAATTGTCATCGTATTATTACGCACTTGGTTACGCGCCATGTTGGCATCCAACACCTGGAGCGACGACGATAAAATTTCGTTCCTGAGCGAACACCTTCGCGCGCAATCTTTCGCCGCACAAACGCTCGACTTGCCGGAAAGCGTCGACGACTTAATCAGCAGCGACGCCGCAACCAAGGTTTACTCACAAATAACTCGATACTGGGAATCCCTAAGCCCTCCGGGACATGCTTTCAGTGATCAGGGCACGCACTATCACTATGTTGAGCAGCTACTAATCAATCGTGCTCGCCAGCTGGGCGACACTGAATTGGAGTTCGATGTATTGGTCAAAGGCGCCACCACGGTCGACCGTTGCCTTCAACTAGTCGACTGGTTGCTTAAGCACCAAGACTTTAGTCAAGCAGAAAAGTGGTTACATGTCGCTGGCCACTTCGATGAACCCGATGCGCGCGAGTTACAAGATATCGAGTTGATGCAGGTAAAGCTATGGAAGGCGCAGGGTAATTTCCAAGCCGCACTGGCCGCGGAAGTTGCGCGTTTTGATGAAGACGAAGATCTGGACACCATTCTGAACGCAATCGAAACTGCCACACACCTTGATCTTTCCGAGCAAGTCCGTGATCAGGCAATTCAAACTTTGCAAGCGCGTCTGCGAGAAGGTGACAGCAGCCTTCGCAACCGGCGACGCGCTGACACATTGGTACAGCTCTTTCTGAATAGTCACCAAGTTGCGCCTGCTGTCGAGCTGGCAAAACGCACACCACTAAGTAACCAAAGCCTGAAACAAATCATCGTGGCCAGCCACCAACACCATAGCCCTGCAGTGTCGTTAATACTGGACCTCACACAACGATTAATCGACACCGACACCGATCGACAATATCAGCGAGTAGAGCATTTTATTCGTAATCAAATGCGTGTCATCGATCAAGCAAAGAAGTCAACCTTCGCTGATTCGATACGAGCGCTCGCGGACAAACCAGAGAACAAACGTCGACCAGGCCTGTTAGCCAAGTTAAACGCAGCGCTTTAA